Proteins from a single region of Desulfitibacter alkalitolerans DSM 16504:
- the glpB gene encoding anaerobic glycerol-3-phosphate dehydrogenase subunit GlpB: MKMTYDVVIIGAGLAGYSAALAAIKNNKKVLVTAKGLGNFYSASGYIDFLGYYPANSRKPLQNPKNSLKELIGNNPKHPYSLIGEKAIEAAFSIFLQTSKEMGLPYTGTMDENVLMPSAAGALIPTSLYPVTADKRVTETHELFVVGIKEMADFYPAYAAHNLKKQLKASIKHTWVALELGIGRELNSYDIALAMEKAEIRQRLVDQLKKAAVKGSLLAIPAVLGVKASQETIKNIEEELECRVLEFPTLPPSVMGYRLAENLKNYLELQGVDFIVGHPVSHVQYDGRICKEIGITTGSGRIKKIKANSFVLATGGVLSEGLFVYPGKIKETVFGLPVGMVQEAVPENFFNMDEFSISYAGVMTNEKLQPVKPGTQEVLYENIYIAGATLAGYDPFIEKSGNGVALASGYKAGLMAVTGRDTDE; the protein is encoded by the coding sequence ATGAAAATGACCTATGATGTTGTAATAATTGGAGCAGGCCTGGCAGGATATAGTGCAGCCCTGGCTGCCATAAAAAACAATAAAAAAGTACTTGTAACCGCCAAGGGCCTAGGAAATTTTTATTCTGCCTCGGGTTACATTGATTTTCTTGGCTATTACCCGGCAAACTCCAGGAAGCCTTTACAAAACCCCAAAAACAGCTTAAAGGAACTTATTGGGAATAATCCAAAACATCCCTATAGTCTCATTGGAGAAAAAGCTATAGAAGCGGCCTTTTCTATATTCCTGCAGACCTCAAAGGAAATGGGCCTGCCCTATACAGGGACCATGGATGAAAATGTGCTGATGCCTTCAGCTGCAGGAGCCCTAATTCCAACAAGCCTTTATCCGGTTACAGCAGACAAAAGGGTTACGGAGACCCATGAGCTTTTCGTTGTAGGTATTAAGGAAATGGCAGACTTTTACCCGGCATATGCAGCCCACAACCTGAAAAAGCAGCTAAAAGCCTCCATAAAGCACACATGGGTTGCCCTTGAACTCGGTATAGGCCGGGAGCTAAACAGCTATGATATTGCCCTGGCCATGGAAAAGGCCGAAATAAGACAAAGACTTGTTGACCAGCTAAAGAAAGCTGCAGTTAAGGGAAGCTTGCTTGCCATTCCGGCAGTCCTTGGGGTGAAAGCCAGCCAGGAGACTATAAAGAATATTGAAGAGGAATTAGAATGCAGGGTATTAGAATTCCCAACCCTGCCTCCATCAGTCATGGGCTATCGATTGGCAGAAAACCTTAAAAACTATTTGGAATTACAAGGGGTAGATTTTATTGTGGGTCATCCTGTATCCCATGTGCAATATGACGGTAGAATCTGCAAAGAAATTGGTATTACAACTGGAAGCGGCAGGATTAAAAAGATCAAGGCAAATAGCTTTGTCCTTGCAACAGGTGGTGTCTTAAGTGAGGGGCTCTTTGTATATCCTGGAAAAATCAAAGAAACAGTATTTGGCCTGCCGGTTGGTATGGTTCAAGAAGCTGTCCCCGAAAACTTTTTTAATATGGATGAATTTTCTATTTCATATGCGGGAGTAATGACAAATGAAAAGCTCCAGCCGGTTAAACCAGGTACACAAGAAGTATTATATGAGAATATTTATATAGCTGGAGCCACCCTGGCAGGCTACGACCCCTTTATAGAAAAAAGCGGTAATGGAGTGGCCCTGGCCAGCGGCTATAAGGCCGGGCTAATGGCTGTCACAGGGAGGGATACAGATGAGTAA
- a CDS encoding anaerobic glycerol-3-phosphate dehydrogenase subunit C, with protein sequence MSKAHEGNLDHCLKCSTCHTQCPVVANYMKYPGPKYLGPELERLRLARGEKEPLKIDDSLAYCTNCKRCDIACPHGVKPSFYNLKNKARVKARASERLRDWILAHNVWWGKMASKVPNLSNFALKLPVIKYAMGVMGIAPRDFPEYRKQKLRIDNKQNLHIKESQGIPEDKKVLYYPGCYASFNEPEIIQAAIDILERHGYIVEIAPTQCCGTPIFSNGFLDETRELAKKNIDVFLNYTQKGYKIVTTCPSCGLAIKDEYRDLVPGEKAEQAAKNVWELFELLEEEEVLHFKGTQEKENQAKIPKAFYHVPCHLRVQGMGYPGVSILRKYAVDNLILEDSYCCGLSGTYGFKKEKYELSKAIGSPLFEAIKASGAPLVITDCGTCKLQIEQIAGVPVKHTALVLREYLESVDETPNI encoded by the coding sequence ATGAGTAAAGCCCACGAGGGAAATCTTGACCATTGTTTGAAATGCAGCACCTGCCATACCCAATGCCCCGTAGTGGCCAATTATATGAAGTATCCAGGACCTAAATATTTAGGTCCAGAGCTGGAAAGACTCCGTTTGGCAAGGGGAGAAAAGGAACCCCTAAAAATTGACGACAGCCTGGCCTATTGTACAAACTGCAAAAGGTGTGACATTGCCTGTCCCCATGGTGTCAAGCCATCCTTTTATAATCTGAAAAATAAGGCCAGGGTAAAGGCAAGGGCTTCTGAAAGGCTTAGGGATTGGATTTTGGCCCATAATGTATGGTGGGGGAAAATGGCAAGCAAGGTTCCGAATCTGAGCAATTTTGCCTTGAAGCTGCCTGTTATTAAATATGCAATGGGTGTCATGGGCATAGCCCCTAGAGACTTCCCGGAATACAGGAAACAAAAGCTTAGAATAGACAACAAACAAAACCTGCACATTAAAGAAAGTCAAGGGATTCCAGAGGATAAAAAGGTTTTGTATTATCCTGGCTGCTATGCAAGCTTTAACGAGCCGGAGATTATCCAGGCAGCAATAGATATCCTGGAAAGGCATGGATATATAGTTGAAATAGCTCCAACCCAGTGCTGCGGAACTCCCATATTCAGCAATGGATTTTTGGATGAAACCAGGGAGCTTGCTAAAAAGAATATAGATGTTTTCTTAAACTATACTCAAAAAGGTTATAAAATTGTAACCACATGTCCCAGCTGCGGCCTTGCCATCAAGGATGAGTACAGGGATCTAGTGCCCGGAGAAAAAGCAGAACAGGCAGCAAAAAATGTTTGGGAGTTGTTTGAGCTTCTTGAGGAAGAGGAGGTTCTGCATTTCAAGGGTACTCAGGAAAAAGAGAATCAGGCTAAAATACCAAAGGCCTTTTACCACGTGCCCTGTCATTTAAGGGTACAGGGCATGGGCTATCCGGGAGTAAGCATTTTAAGAAAATATGCAGTGGATAATTTAATTCTAGAGGACAGCTACTGCTGCGGCCTTTCAGGAACCTACGGCTTTAAAAAGGAAAAGTATGAGCTGTCAAAGGCGATTGGCAGTCCACTTTTCGAGGCAATTAAGGCTTCTGGTGCACCCCTGGTCATAACTGACTGTGGAACATGTAAGCTGCAGATAGAGCAGATTGCCGGGGTTCCTGTAAAACATACTGCCCTGGTGCTGAGAGAGTATTTAGAGTCAGTGGATGAAACACCTAACATCTAA
- a CDS encoding NF038143 family protein, with protein sequence MAGKGVTITDPKYNSILSYERKTSWEVTSQVVEKPEISVWMILIPIVFVPYMQRYSKYKETSRAFSEGYLYTKKIALDIAYKIYTKEMTKEAAALEVERIVKNKPNPDARVLNIFEKQIKEIKLLCEHYLALLTSDGNNYGQLVVNYYKSYDKFVEFLNELGEAEKEVSRAATHTFKADTEEVPEIIESMEKCLNQYRLEEAKKLFC encoded by the coding sequence ATGGCTGGTAAAGGCGTTACCATTACAGATCCAAAGTATAACAGCATTCTATCTTATGAAAGGAAAACCTCATGGGAGGTGACTTCCCAGGTAGTTGAAAAGCCCGAAATATCTGTATGGATGATTCTTATACCTATAGTTTTTGTTCCCTATATGCAGCGGTATTCCAAATACAAGGAAACCTCAAGGGCATTTAGCGAAGGCTATCTCTATACCAAAAAAATCGCACTAGACATAGCTTATAAAATATATACTAAAGAAATGACTAAGGAGGCTGCAGCTTTAGAGGTTGAAAGAATTGTTAAAAACAAACCTAACCCTGATGCCAGGGTTCTGAACATCTTTGAAAAGCAAATCAAGGAAATCAAACTCCTTTGTGAGCATTACCTGGCACTATTAACATCTGATGGTAATAATTATGGGCAGCTGGTAGTAAATTACTACAAATCCTATGATAAATTTGTTGAGTTTTTAAATGAGCTGGGCGAGGCTGAAAAGGAAGTAAGCAGAGCAGCTACCCACACCTTCAAGGCTGATACTGAAGAGGTTCCCGAGATTATTGAAAGTATGGAGAAATGTCTAAACCAATACAGGTTAGAGGAAGCCAAGAAGCTATTTTGTTAA
- a CDS encoding YeiH family protein: MSSPKKDYSFLIKHEDYWAIWLGVIILIVGMFVFFGNPPANMNQIIAESNATMQAEAEKAPFKTVAWHQANDAKTSLRGSNTPLARDINKYFTRPGRWSDNPLQSFFRSPAEAQAIRDANIAKHEEAKASLEAAKEAAIAAEAAAAAANFQDTALNAEAQTKISEWRSARSAESSAKGRAETKPYNHLTTMIPLMIFLALFFAIGTRFMGRSATQFLVAFPAVFVVATLSFFLAAHEFSNAWGLEYVLWAIVLGFLVSNTVGTPKWIMPAVQTEYYIKTGLVLLGSTILMNKILLIGIPGIFVTWFVTPVVLITTFWFGQKVLKIESKTLNITVSADMSVSGVSAAIAAAAASRAKKEELTLAVGISILFTAVMMVVLPMVIKFLGLHPVLGGAWIGGTIDSTGAVVAAGEILGSTARDVAATIKMIQNILIGLMAFGIAAYWCLKVDTSRKDEADLSFKGALREIWNRFPKFVLGFIGASIVFSIIYASMGNESAKVLIDDGISGFVGNLQRWLFALAFASIGLSTNFRELTKYFKGGKPVILYVCGQSFNILLTLTVAYIMFFVVFPGITESLMR, encoded by the coding sequence ATGTCAAGCCCGAAAAAAGATTATTCTTTTTTGATTAAGCATGAAGATTACTGGGCAATTTGGTTGGGTGTCATTATTCTTATAGTAGGTATGTTTGTATTTTTTGGTAATCCTCCGGCTAACATGAACCAAATAATTGCCGAAAGCAACGCTACCATGCAGGCCGAGGCTGAAAAAGCACCCTTTAAAACAGTTGCCTGGCATCAAGCCAATGATGCCAAAACAAGCTTAAGAGGCAGCAACACACCTTTAGCTAGAGATATTAATAAATATTTTACCCGTCCAGGAAGATGGAGCGATAATCCTTTACAATCTTTTTTTAGAAGTCCTGCAGAGGCACAGGCTATAAGAGATGCTAACATTGCAAAGCATGAAGAAGCCAAGGCTTCCCTGGAAGCAGCCAAGGAAGCAGCTATAGCTGCAGAAGCAGCGGCAGCAGCAGCTAATTTCCAAGATACTGCTTTAAATGCTGAGGCACAAACAAAAATTAGTGAGTGGCGTTCTGCCAGATCTGCAGAATCCAGTGCAAAGGGCAGAGCGGAAACTAAACCATACAACCACTTAACTACAATGATTCCCTTAATGATATTCTTGGCACTTTTCTTTGCAATTGGAACTCGTTTTATGGGCCGTTCAGCAACACAGTTTTTAGTTGCTTTTCCAGCTGTTTTCGTTGTAGCAACCCTATCCTTCTTCCTGGCAGCCCATGAGTTCTCAAATGCCTGGGGTCTGGAGTATGTGTTATGGGCCATAGTTCTTGGCTTCCTTGTAAGTAACACAGTTGGTACACCAAAGTGGATTATGCCGGCAGTACAAACAGAGTATTATATTAAGACAGGCCTTGTTCTGTTAGGCTCTACAATCTTAATGAACAAAATTCTTCTAATAGGTATCCCCGGAATATTTGTAACCTGGTTTGTTACTCCAGTTGTTTTAATCACTACCTTCTGGTTTGGCCAAAAGGTTCTTAAAATCGAATCTAAGACCTTAAACATTACTGTATCAGCAGACATGTCAGTTAGTGGTGTGTCAGCGGCTATTGCAGCAGCTGCAGCTAGTAGGGCCAAGAAGGAAGAGTTAACCCTGGCTGTTGGTATCTCTATTCTATTTACAGCTGTCATGATGGTTGTTCTCCCAATGGTTATAAAGTTCTTAGGTCTACACCCAGTACTAGGTGGTGCATGGATTGGTGGAACAATTGACTCCACAGGTGCCGTTGTTGCTGCAGGTGAAATTCTTGGATCTACTGCCAGGGACGTTGCAGCCACCATTAAAATGATCCAGAATATCTTAATCGGTTTAATGGCATTTGGTATAGCAGCTTACTGGTGTCTAAAGGTTGATACTTCAAGAAAAGATGAAGCCGATCTAAGCTTTAAGGGTGCACTACGTGAGATTTGGAATCGTTTTCCAAAGTTCGTTCTTGGTTTCATTGGAGCTTCCATCGTTTTCTCAATCATCTATGCATCTATGGGCAATGAAAGTGCCAAAGTTCTGATTGATGATGGTATCAGCGGCTTCGTTGGCAACCTTCAGCGTTGGTTATTTGCTTTAGCCTTTGCCAGTATAGGTTTATCAACTAACTTCCGTGAGCTTACCAAGTACTTCAAGGGTGGAAAGCCTGTTATCCTATATGTATGTGGTCAGAGCTTCAACATCTTGTTGACATTAACCGTAGCATACATCATGTTCTTCGTGGTATTCCCAGGAATTACTGAGAGCTTGATGAGATAA
- a CDS encoding putative sulfate exporter family transporter, producing MVKTNWRCDKLTSPKKDYSYLWKFEDYWAIWLGVIILLFGMFIFFGNPPANMNQIIAESNATMKAEAEKAPFKTIAWHQANDAKTSLRGSNTDLAKSINKYFTRPGRWSDNPLQSFYRSPAEAKAIRDANIAKHEEAKAALEAAKEAAIAAEAAAAAANFQDAALNAEAQTKISEWRSARSAESSAKGRAETKPYNHLNTIIPLMIILGLYFAIGTHFMGRSVKGFLIGFPAVFIVATLSFFLAAHEFSNAWGLEYVLWAIVIGFLVSNTIGTPKWIMPAVQTEYYIKTGLVLLGSTILMNKILLIGIPGIFVTWFVTPVVLITTFWFGQKVLKMESKTLNITISADMSVSGVSAAIAAAAASRAKKEELTLAVGISILFTAIMMVVLPMFIKFLGLHPVLGGAWIGGTIDSTGAVVAAGEILGSTARDVAATIKMIQNILIGLMAFCIAAYWCLKVDTSRRDEADLSFKGALREIWNRFPKFVLGFIGASIVFSIVYASMGNESAKVLIDDGISGFVGSLQRWLFALAFASIGLSTNFRELTKYFKGGKPVILYVCGQSFNIILTLTVAYIMFFVVFPGITESLMK from the coding sequence ATGGTTAAAACAAATTGGAGGTGTGATAAGTTGACTAGCCCTAAAAAGGATTATTCCTACTTGTGGAAATTTGAAGATTACTGGGCAATTTGGTTAGGTGTTATTATTTTACTGTTTGGTATGTTTATCTTTTTTGGTAATCCACCCGCAAATATGAACCAAATAATTGCCGAAAGCAATGCCACAATGAAGGCAGAGGCCGAAAAAGCACCCTTTAAAACAATTGCATGGCATCAGGCCAACGATGCAAAAACAAGTTTGAGAGGAAGTAACACAGATTTAGCAAAAAGCATTAATAAATATTTTACCCGTCCAGGAAGATGGAGTGATAATCCTTTACAATCTTTTTATAGGAGTCCCGCTGAAGCAAAGGCCATACGAGATGCTAACATAGCAAAGCACGAGGAGGCCAAGGCTGCCCTGGAAGCGGCCAAGGAAGCAGCAATAGCTGCAGAGGCAGCTGCGGCAGCAGCTAACTTCCAGGATGCAGCTTTAAACGCAGAGGCACAAACAAAAATTAGTGAGTGGCGTTCTGCCAGATCTGCAGAATCCAGTGCAAAGGGCAGAGCGGAAACCAAGCCATACAATCATTTAAATACAATAATACCCTTGATGATAATTCTAGGTCTGTATTTTGCTATAGGAACTCATTTTATGGGCCGTTCAGTAAAAGGATTTTTAATAGGCTTCCCAGCTGTCTTTATTGTAGCTACCCTATCCTTCTTCCTGGCAGCTCATGAGTTCTCAAATGCCTGGGGTTTAGAGTATGTGTTATGGGCCATTGTTATTGGCTTCCTTGTGAGTAACACAATTGGTACGCCAAAGTGGATTATGCCGGCGGTTCAAACTGAGTACTACATTAAAACGGGCCTTGTTCTGCTAGGTTCCACAATCTTAATGAACAAGATCCTTTTAATAGGTATACCTGGTATATTTGTAACCTGGTTTGTTACTCCCGTTGTTTTAATCACTACCTTCTGGTTTGGTCAAAAGGTTCTTAAAATGGAATCTAAAACCCTAAACATTACTATCTCAGCCGACATGTCAGTTAGTGGTGTGTCCGCGGCTATTGCAGCAGCTGCAGCTAGTAGGGCCAAGAAGGAAGAGTTAACCCTGGCTGTTGGTATCTCTATTCTCTTTACAGCTATTATGATGGTTGTTCTCCCAATGTTTATTAAATTCCTAGGATTACACCCAGTACTAGGTGGTGCATGGATTGGTGGAACAATTGACTCCACAGGTGCCGTTGTTGCTGCAGGTGAAATCCTTGGTTCTACTGCCAGGGACGTTGCAGCCACCATAAAAATGATCCAGAATATCTTAATTGGTTTAATGGCATTTTGTATAGCAGCTTACTGGTGCTTGAAGGTTGATACTTCAAGAAGAGATGAAGCCGATCTAAGCTTTAAGGGTGCACTACGTGAGATCTGGAATCGTTTTCCAAAGTTTGTTCTTGGTTTCATTGGAGCTTCCATTGTTTTCTCAATCGTCTATGCATCTATGGGCAATGAAAGTGCCAAGGTTTTGATTGATGATGGTATCAGCGGCTTTGTTGGCAGCCTTCAGCGCTGGTTATTTGCTTTAGCCTTTGCCAGTATAGGTTTATCAACTAACTTCCGTGAGCTTACCAAGTACTTCAAGGGTGGAAAGCCGGTTATCCTATATGTATGCGGTCAGTCCTTTAACATCATCTTAACATTAACAGTTGCATACATCATGTTCTTCGTAGTATTCCCAGGAATCACTGAGAGCTTGATGAAGTAA
- a CDS encoding glutathionylspermidine synthase family protein yields the protein MPIIYRDEYLRKNFLNHILAISNEKPDFYSENKDLYFSCLEKSSAKINDAVIKSFFHPYILSTSEFNWIKEKTETLWSILEKTARLLLTDKEVRAFFDFPAELDELLQIDPKYPINIPITRFDAFYDGSSSLHFCEFNTDGTSGMNETNTMEECFLNTEMGGHLLKKYSLMQCELRKALLNSLLEAYSSFDGSNKPTIAIVDFMDRATIAEFEALRDAFMKEGYDTIICDIRSLCFRRNKLWCGEKRIDLVYRRAVTSDILERYDEVQEFIEAYKNNAFCMVGSFRSEAAHSKLVFTFLTSETAKKFFSHEEMEFLKTHLPKTRRLLSNDRTFHTELLSKREVYLVKPHNSYGSQGLYMGKDCSLEEWQAIIESNVDINYIAQELIQVPEEEFVTSQGAVEKLKINLSPYLFNGKLKGFYTRVSTIDIITTSRGGALIPTLVQQETRGIK from the coding sequence ATGCCAATTATTTATCGGGATGAGTATTTAAGGAAAAATTTTCTAAATCATATATTAGCCATTAGTAATGAAAAACCTGACTTTTACAGTGAAAATAAAGACTTGTATTTCTCCTGCCTTGAAAAAAGCTCGGCCAAAATCAATGACGCTGTTATTAAGAGTTTTTTTCATCCATATATTTTATCAACTTCGGAGTTTAATTGGATTAAAGAAAAGACGGAAACTCTTTGGAGTATCCTGGAGAAAACTGCAAGGCTCCTGCTTACAGATAAAGAGGTTAGAGCTTTTTTTGATTTTCCAGCAGAACTGGATGAGCTTTTACAGATTGACCCAAAATATCCAATTAACATTCCCATAACCCGCTTTGATGCCTTCTATGATGGAAGCAGTTCTCTTCATTTTTGTGAGTTTAATACTGATGGAACAAGTGGTATGAACGAAACAAATACCATGGAGGAATGCTTTTTAAATACTGAAATGGGAGGGCATCTGTTGAAAAAGTACTCACTTATGCAGTGTGAATTGAGAAAGGCCCTTCTTAATTCTCTCCTCGAAGCCTATAGTTCATTTGACGGTTCAAACAAACCGACTATTGCAATAGTGGATTTCATGGACAGGGCAACAATTGCCGAGTTTGAGGCCTTAAGAGATGCTTTTATGAAGGAAGGCTATGATACAATAATATGCGATATTAGAAGCCTGTGTTTTAGAAGGAATAAGCTCTGGTGTGGTGAAAAAAGAATTGATTTGGTATACAGGAGAGCAGTTACATCGGACATTCTAGAAAGATATGATGAAGTACAGGAGTTTATTGAGGCATACAAAAATAATGCCTTCTGTATGGTTGGCTCATTTAGGTCAGAAGCGGCACACAGCAAACTCGTATTTACATTCTTAACCTCTGAGACAGCAAAAAAATTCTTTTCCCATGAGGAAATGGAGTTTTTAAAAACCCATCTACCAAAAACCAGAAGGCTTTTATCAAATGACAGGACTTTTCATACTGAGCTTCTTTCTAAAAGGGAGGTCTACCTTGTTAAACCTCATAATTCCTATGGAAGCCAGGGCTTATACATGGGCAAGGACTGTTCTTTGGAAGAATGGCAGGCCATCATTGAAAGCAATGTGGATATAAATTATATTGCCCAGGAATTAATACAGGTTCCTGAGGAGGAATTTGTCACATCCCAGGGAGCCGTTGAAAAACTCAAGATCAACCTCAGCCCCTATCTTTTTAATGGTAAGCTTAAGGGCTTTTATACCCGTGTTTCAACTATTGATATAATAACCACATCACGTGGTGGAGCACTTATTCCCACCCTGGTCCAGCAGGAAACAAGAGGTATAAAGTAA